A single region of the Pseudomonas sp. VD-NE ins genome encodes:
- a CDS encoding osmoprotectant NAGGN system M42 family peptidase, whose protein sequence is MTTQIPEPDLNYLQKVLLEMLAIPSPTGFTDTIVRYVAERLEELGIPFEMTRRGTIRATLKGKKNSPDRAVSAHLDTIGAAVRAIKDNGRLTLAPVGCWSSRFAEGSRVSLFTDNGVIRGSVLPLMASGHAFNTAVDEMPISWDHVELRLDAYCATKADCDSLGISIGDVVAFDPLPEFTESGHISARHLDDKAGVAALLAALKAIVDSGQELMIDCHPLFTITEETGSGAAAALPWDVSEFVGIDIAPVAPGQHSSEHAVSVAMQDSGGPYDYHLSRHLLRLAGENELPVRRDLFRYYFSDAHSAVTAGHDIRTALLAFGCDATHGYERTHIDSLAALSRLLGAYILSPPVFASDAAPANASLDRFSHQIEHDTQMESDTRVPSVDSLVGQRSDS, encoded by the coding sequence ATGACCACGCAAATCCCCGAACCGGATCTCAACTACCTGCAAAAAGTACTGCTGGAAATGCTCGCCATTCCCAGCCCCACCGGGTTCACCGACACCATCGTGCGCTACGTCGCCGAGCGTCTGGAAGAACTCGGCATCCCGTTCGAAATGACCCGGCGCGGCACCATTCGCGCCACGCTCAAGGGCAAGAAGAACAGCCCCGACCGCGCCGTTTCCGCCCACCTGGACACCATCGGCGCCGCCGTTCGTGCGATCAAGGACAACGGGCGCCTGACCCTCGCCCCGGTCGGCTGCTGGTCGAGCCGCTTTGCCGAGGGCAGCCGCGTCAGCCTGTTTACCGACAACGGCGTGATTCGCGGCAGTGTCTTGCCGCTGATGGCCTCCGGACACGCATTCAACACCGCCGTCGATGAAATGCCGATCAGTTGGGATCACGTCGAACTGCGCCTGGACGCCTACTGCGCGACCAAGGCTGACTGCGACTCACTGGGCATCAGCATCGGTGACGTGGTCGCATTCGACCCGCTGCCGGAATTCACCGAAAGCGGCCACATCAGCGCCCGTCACCTCGATGACAAGGCCGGCGTCGCGGCGCTGCTCGCGGCACTCAAAGCCATCGTCGACAGTGGTCAGGAATTGATGATCGACTGCCACCCACTGTTCACCATCACCGAGGAAACCGGCAGCGGTGCGGCGGCGGCATTGCCGTGGGACGTCAGCGAATTCGTCGGCATCGACATCGCACCAGTCGCTCCAGGGCAGCACTCCAGCGAACACGCGGTGAGCGTCGCGATGCAGGATTCCGGCGGACCTTACGACTATCACTTGTCGCGACATTTGCTGCGTCTGGCCGGTGAAAACGAACTGCCGGTGCGCCGCGACCTGTTCCGCTATTACTTCAGTGATGCGCATTCGGCGGTGACGGCCGGGCACGATATCCGCACTGCCCTGCTCGCGTTTGGTTGTGATGCGACCCATGGGTATGAGCGTACGCACATCGACAGTCTGGCGGCCCTGAGTCGTTTGCTCGGGGCGTACATTTTGAGCCCGCCAGTGTTTGCCAGTGATGCAGCGCCGGCGAATGCCTCGCTGGATCGCTTCAGTCACCAGATTGAACATGACACCCAGATGGAGAGCGATACGCGGGTGCCGTCGGTGGATAGTTTGGTAGGGCAGCGTTCCGATAGTTGA